In one bacterium BMS3Abin08 genomic region, the following are encoded:
- the relF_1 gene encoding antitoxin RelF, producing the protein MKTLPLSEVKMKLSSLVDKVKKMDEEIVITKNGRPAAVLVSPDEFESWKETMTIRSDIDMMKEIKSGLRALKKNKTKLYTLEELLQ; encoded by the coding sequence ATGAAGACATTACCCTTGTCAGAGGTTAAAATGAAATTAAGTTCACTTGTCGATAAAGTGAAAAAGATGGACGAAGAGATTGTAATTACCAAAAATGGCCGTCCTGCAGCTGTTCTGGTCAGTCCGGATGAATTTGAGAGTTGGAAGGAGACCATGACGATCCGTTCCGATATTGACATGATGAAGGAAATCAAAAGTGGACTTAGAGCGTTAAAGAAAAACAAAACAAAACTGTATACTCTCGAAGAACTCCTGCAATAA